One window from the genome of Magnolia sinica isolate HGM2019 chromosome 4, MsV1, whole genome shotgun sequence encodes:
- the LOC131244280 gene encoding L-type lectin-domain containing receptor kinase IV.1-like encodes MFWKLLIWYLLLRLAASEGDIDFIYNGFHGVNISIYGAAVITSNGLLRLTNSFQQSGHAFYSIPLHFKPSHGKTLSFSTNFIFAMVPQYTNLTSYGIVFVISPSKEFPRGQLGPYMGIFNSMNVGNSSYHIAAVELDTFPNQEYGDIDDNHVGIDINGLHSITSAPAAYFSNMSGGFKNLSLISGEPMHVWIDYNSSQNQLNVTLSPINIPKPNRPLLSSTVNLSSIMLDNMYVGFASSIRTVPVYHYILGWSFKMNGQAQELDPLHLPKLPRIGPKKKSKLLTIGFPVIVVFFVLTAISYLSLIVRRKMKLVEVLEDWEHEYGPHRFSYKDLVMATKGFKDRELLGSGGFGKVYRGVLSASKMEVAVKRISHESRQGMREFISEIVSLGRLRHRNLVQLLGYCRLKRELLLVYDFMPYGSLDKFLFNQTISLLTWHQRFSIIKGVASGLLYLHEGWEQVVLHRDIKASNVLLDSEMNGRLGDFGLARLYDHGTNPQTTHMVGTFGYIAPELTRTGKPTKSTDVFAFGAFMLEVACGRRPIDRRLSSDQVLLVEWVSECWRTGTILAAVDPKLVLDYDVEEMELVLKLGLLCSHPLSAVRPSMRQVMQFLDRDAPLPKLSLDTLGAAILAEGHYEGSDVLPLLYSSLEQRFAISTTSVEESVLSGGR; translated from the coding sequence ATGTTTTGGAAGCTCCTAATATGGTATCTCCTCCTGAGACTTGCTGCTTCTGAAGGCGACATCGATTTCATTTACAATGGATTCCATGGTGTTAACATCAGCATCTACGGCGCTGCAGTGATCACATCCAATGGCCTCCTGCGTCTCACCAATTCCTTTCAACAATCAGGCCACGCCTTCTActccattccccttcacttcaaacCTTCACACGGTAAAACTCTATCTTTCTCTACCAATTTCATCTTTGCTATGGTACCCCAATATACGAATTTGACTAGCTATGGGATCGTCTTCGTCATCTCACCTTCAAAAGAGTTCCCAAGAGGTCAACTAGGCCCATACATGGGCATCTTCAATTCAATGAACGTGGGCAATTCCTCGTATCACATAGCTGCCGTCGAGCTCGATACATTCCCTAATCAAGAGTACGGTGACATCGATGACAACCATGTCGGAATCGACATCAATGGCTTACATTCCATCACATCCGCTCCTGCAGCTTACTTTAGTAATATGAGCGGCGGGTTTAAGAATCTAAGCCTTATAAGCGGAGAACCAATGCATGTTTGGATAGATTATAATAGTTCCCAAAACCAACTTAATGTAACATTATCTCCTATCAACATACCTAAACCCAATCGTCCACTCTTGTCGTCGACGGTGAATCTTTCATCGATCATGTTAGATAACATGTATGTTGGTTTCGCTTCATCAATCAGAACGGTTCCAGTATATCATTACATCTTGGGATGGAGTTTTAAGATGAATGGTCAGGCTCAGGAGCTTGATCCCTTGCACCTTCCCAAGCTTCCACGAATAGGACCCAAAAAGAAATCGAAGCTTTTAACAATTGGATTTCCTGTAATTGTGGTATTTTTTGTGTTAACGGCCATCTCATACCTCAGTCTCATTGTAAGAAGGAAGATGAAGTTGGTTGAAGTACTAGAGGACTGGGAACATGAATACGGGCCCCACCGGTTCTCATACAAGGATCTAGTCATGGCCACGAAGGGCTTCAAAGACAGAGAGCTATTGGGGTCTGGAGGTTTTGGTAAGGTTTATCGAGGTGTGTTATCAGCCTCGAAGATGGAAGTGGCTGTGAAGAGAATCTCTCATGAATCTCGACAAGGGATGAGGGAATTCATATCTGAGATTGTGAGCCTGGGCCGCCTCCGGCACAGGAACTTGGTGCAGCTTCTGGGCTATTGCAGGCTAAAGAGGGAGCTCCTATTGGTTTATGATTTCATGCCCTATGGAAGTCTAGACAAGTTCCTCTTCAACCAGACAATTTCATTGCTGACCTGGCATCAACGGTTTTCGATAATCAAAGGAGTAGCTTCAGGGCTTCTCTACTTGCATGAGGGATGGGAGCAGGTGGTCCTTCACAGAGATATCAAAGCCAGTAATGTTTTATTAGATAGCGAGATGAATGGTAGATTAGGCGACTTCGGCCTTGCCAGATTGTATGATCATGGGACTAATCCACAGACGACCCACATGGTGGGGACCTTTGGATATATTGCACCCGAGCTGACTAGGACCGGGAAGCCCACCAAAAGCACTGATGTGTTCGCATTTGGAGCTTTCATGCTCGAGGTTGCTTGCGGAAGGAGGCCTATCGATCGCCGATTATCGTCGGATCAGGTGCTTTTGGTCGAATGGGTGTCGGAATGCTGGAGGACAGGGACAATTCTGGCGGCAGTGGATCCGAAACTGGTACTTGATTATGATGTGGAGGAGATGGAGTTGGTGCTGAAGCTTGGATTGCTGTGTTCGCATCCGTTGTCAGCCGTGAGGCCGAGCATGCGGCAAGTAATGCAGTTTTTGGACCGTGATGCACCTTTACCCAAGCTCTCTTTAGACACTCTGGGAGCGGCGATCCTGGCAGAGGGCCATTATGAAGGGTCTGATGTTCTACCCTTGTTATATTCTTCTTTGGAACAGCGGTTCGCAATCAGTACAACATCGGTCGAAGAATCGGTCCTCTCTGGTGGCCGTTGA